From Methylocystis sp. ATCC 49242, one genomic window encodes:
- a CDS encoding DUF2840 domain-containing protein, protein MTRRAHRSAHGRPLPDGPAPFTTLVELTFEKRKVEHWIRFGRKSYEQIIDRRRSVVGFAPGSVFAFVRWASGNHGTVVSRIDIVRAIGRGEPFQTLPFVRPGGEILLRLDGWPKVQRALAAIDAVESLGLDPADASPEHWRHVHNRLTANLEPHAYTPERHAAWLHRRRIDP, encoded by the coding sequence ATGACCCGTCGCGCCCATCGCAGCGCGCACGGCCGTCCGCTGCCGGACGGGCCTGCGCCCTTCACAACATTGGTCGAGCTGACCTTCGAGAAACGCAAGGTCGAGCATTGGATAAGGTTCGGCCGCAAGAGCTACGAACAGATCATCGACCGCCGCCGAAGCGTCGTCGGCTTCGCGCCCGGCAGCGTCTTCGCCTTCGTCCGATGGGCGAGCGGCAACCATGGCACTGTCGTTTCCCGCATCGACATTGTGCGGGCCATCGGCAGGGGCGAGCCGTTCCAGACATTGCCGTTCGTGCGCCCCGGCGGCGAAATCCTGTTGCGCCTCGACGGCTGGCCGAAGGTGCAGCGCGCGCTTGCCGCCATCGACGCCGTGGAATCGCTCGGCCTCGATCCGGCCGACGCCTCGCCGGAGCACTGGCGGCACGTCCACAACCGTTTGACCGCCAATCTGGAGCCACACGCCTACACCCCCGAGCGACATGCTGCGTGGCTTCATCGCCGAAGGATCGACCCATGA
- a CDS encoding replication initiator protein A, which translates to MLREDDHAPAPPSDDSERSRLDPFVVATGDAPPRDQRDLMERPFFSLAKTPRTKPILYKAADIEVQVFGIPEHGMATIWDADVLIWAASQIVAAENNGLTTSRFVRFTPYHLLRAIGRPTGNHQYRLLKAALARLQSTVIATTIRNGPHWRRRQFSWINEWEEMTTRAGRIEGMEFVLPEWFYNSVIDRSLVLTIDPAYFRLTGGIERWLYRVARKHAGRQRHGWIFEVAHLHQKSGSLARPSDFALDLRRIAARQQLPGYLLQIERENGRELLRIRPENLSAGTVDNPVNAIGTSGARGIGTSGATLSAHQAHEPQLTLWPETRNPTANLSNRESNSFSLTRAQAKRGAGSARRGEP; encoded by the coding sequence ATGCTGCGCGAGGACGATCACGCCCCCGCGCCGCCGAGCGACGACAGCGAGCGCAGCCGCCTAGACCCCTTCGTGGTCGCAACGGGCGATGCGCCGCCGCGCGACCAGCGCGACTTGATGGAACGGCCGTTCTTCTCGCTGGCGAAGACCCCGCGCACCAAGCCGATTCTCTACAAGGCCGCCGACATAGAGGTGCAGGTGTTCGGGATACCCGAGCACGGCATGGCGACGATATGGGATGCCGATGTGCTCATATGGGCAGCCTCGCAGATCGTCGCGGCCGAGAACAACGGCCTCACGACTTCGCGCTTCGTCCGCTTCACGCCCTACCACCTGTTGCGCGCCATCGGACGCCCGACCGGCAATCACCAATACCGGCTTCTGAAAGCCGCGCTGGCGCGGCTGCAATCGACCGTCATCGCCACAACCATTCGCAACGGCCCGCATTGGCGTCGCCGGCAATTCTCATGGATCAACGAGTGGGAAGAAATGACGACGCGCGCCGGCCGCATCGAGGGCATGGAGTTCGTCCTGCCCGAATGGTTCTACAATAGCGTCATCGACCGCTCGCTGGTCCTGACCATCGACCCGGCCTATTTCCGGCTGACTGGCGGCATCGAGCGATGGCTTTACCGCGTCGCCCGAAAACACGCCGGGCGCCAGCGCCACGGCTGGATTTTCGAGGTTGCGCACCTTCACCAGAAATCCGGCAGCCTCGCCCGGCCGTCCGACTTCGCGCTCGACCTGCGCCGGATCGCGGCCCGCCAGCAACTCCCCGGCTACCTGCTCCAGATCGAGCGGGAAAACGGCCGCGAGCTGCTGCGCATCCGCCCCGAAAACTTATCAGCAGGCACTGTTGATAACCCTGTTAATGCCATCGGCACATCAGGCGCACGGGGTATCGGCACATCAGGCGCAACACTATCGGCACATCAGGCGCACGAACCGCAGCTAACGCTTTGGCCTGAAACGCGGAATCCGACCGCTAACTTATCTAACAGAGAATCTAACTCTTTTTCTTTGACGCGCGCGCAGGCGAAGCGTGGTGCCGGTTCTGCCCGAAGGGGCGAGCCATGA
- a CDS encoding lytic transglycosylase domain-containing protein, producing MMAARVRPAIRSKIVIPLFAEKPSHPSVPLGHQPAGARSEGQGRPSAGACASPLTAASTLAGWCRSGDRAARHYAVLILAGALSVCAGSGVAVAQSASVERPAATHPYAAHIAEASQRFGIPEHWIRAVLRAESTGDVRAVSMAGAMGLMQVMPDTWAGLRVRHGLGRDPYDPRDNILAGTAYLREMFDRYGNVAAMLAAYNAGPGRYDEHRATGRPLPAETRAYVAALAPNLGGAAPSDAPLQPPAPPPDWREAPLFVMRPADTRAVAAPPSEVQSGDARAAVPARDPARAESQDGSIFVASASDEETP from the coding sequence ATGATGGCCGCGCGCGTCCGGCCCGCTATCCGGTCCAAGATCGTCATCCCTTTGTTCGCGGAAAAGCCGTCTCATCCCTCCGTCCCGCTCGGCCACCAGCCTGCCGGCGCGCGCAGCGAAGGTCAGGGGCGGCCATCGGCCGGCGCTTGCGCCTCGCCCTTGACCGCAGCGAGCACGCTGGCAGGCTGGTGTCGAAGCGGAGACAGGGCTGCACGACATTATGCCGTCCTGATATTGGCCGGCGCGCTTTCCGTCTGCGCCGGATCGGGCGTCGCTGTCGCGCAATCCGCGTCGGTCGAGCGCCCGGCCGCTACCCATCCTTATGCGGCCCACATCGCCGAGGCGTCGCAGCGTTTCGGCATCCCCGAGCACTGGATTCGCGCCGTGCTGCGCGCCGAGAGTACGGGCGATGTGCGCGCGGTCTCAATGGCCGGAGCAATGGGATTGATGCAGGTGATGCCCGACACATGGGCGGGCCTGCGCGTCCGCCATGGCCTCGGCCGCGATCCCTACGACCCACGCGACAACATCCTCGCCGGCACCGCCTACCTGCGCGAAATGTTCGACCGTTATGGCAATGTCGCGGCGATGCTGGCGGCTTACAATGCCGGTCCCGGCCGCTACGACGAGCACCGCGCGACGGGCCGACCGCTTCCCGCCGAGACGCGCGCCTATGTCGCCGCGCTCGCCCCGAACCTTGGCGGCGCGGCCCCATCGGATGCGCCGTTGCAACCACCGGCACCGCCGCCCGACTGGCGCGAGGCACCGCTGTTCGTTATGCGTCCGGCCGACACGCGGGCTGTCGCCGCGCCGCCATCCGAGGTGCAATCAGGCGACGCTCGCGCTGCCGTCCCGGCGCGCGATCCCGCCCGTGCGGAGTCGCAGGACGGCAGCATTTTCGTGGCGAGCGCCAGCGACGAGGAAACGCCATGA
- a CDS encoding DNA -binding domain-containing protein: MRVHVELDPDVDDEAPTGDIITVYDERHYVTYLRLLDAKAEGADWSEVARIVLHRDPAAEELRTYRCWQSHLERAQWLSREGYRKILEQAAANKA, encoded by the coding sequence ATGCGGGTTCACGTCGAACTCGATCCCGATGTGGATGACGAAGCGCCGACCGGCGACATCATAACCGTTTATGACGAGCGGCATTACGTCACCTATCTGCGGTTGCTGGATGCGAAGGCCGAGGGCGCAGACTGGAGTGAAGTCGCCCGGATCGTGCTGCACCGCGATCCGGCTGCCGAGGAACTTCGGACCTATCGTTGCTGGCAAAGCCATCTCGAACGCGCGCAATGGCTTTCGCGTGAAGGCTATCGAAAGATTCTGGAACAGGCAGCAGCAAACAAGGCGTGA
- a CDS encoding GNAT family N-acetyltransferase, with translation MLIRNETIDDIPAISRVVTEALKILAQSTGTEAGIVERLRAEGALTLSLVAEDEGKVIGYLAGSAARIGSQDGWGLIGPLAVLPTRHRQGIGTALMAEALKRLRATSKGAALVGDPAYYSRFGFRAFPELGVAGVPPEVVQALPFDGNEPRGELIHHPAFGLDQQG, from the coding sequence ATGCTGATCCGTAACGAAACTATCGATGACATACCGGCAATTAGCCGCGTCGTCACCGAAGCCCTAAAGATACTTGCGCAATCCACCGGAACCGAGGCAGGCATCGTTGAAAGGCTAAGAGCGGAGGGGGCACTTACCCTCTCGCTTGTCGCCGAGGATGAAGGCAAAGTGATTGGTTATCTCGCCGGCTCTGCGGCACGGATCGGGTCGCAAGATGGTTGGGGTCTGATCGGCCCGCTTGCTGTTCTGCCTACAAGGCATCGTCAGGGTATCGGCACGGCTCTGATGGCCGAAGCACTCAAGCGACTGCGGGCGACGAGCAAGGGCGCAGCGCTGGTGGGCGATCCCGCCTACTATAGCCGGTTCGGCTTTCGGGCCTTCCCCGAATTGGGCGTAGCTGGCGTTCCACCCGAGGTCGTCCAAGCCTTACCATTCGACGGCAATGAGCCTCGCGGCGAACTGATCCATCATCCGGCATTCGGTCTGGATCAACAGGGATAA
- a CDS encoding DUF736 domain-containing protein — MARADTLKPSPESQSQEISMAEIGTFTRTETGYAGELHSFGLHEKLFIVPAKPSDVKNAPDYRVRLDSEDGPDAGPAWKDSSENAGEFVSMRLEGPIFPFPIRAKLFQSNDDPSVWTLRWKHPRKVEDEE, encoded by the coding sequence GTGGCGCGCGCCGACACACTGAAACCATCCCCCGAAAGCCAATCACAGGAGATTTCCATGGCAGAGATAGGCACCTTCACCCGCACCGAAACCGGCTATGCCGGAGAGCTTCATTCGTTCGGCCTCCACGAAAAGCTGTTCATCGTCCCGGCCAAGCCGAGCGACGTGAAAAACGCGCCCGACTATCGCGTGCGCCTCGATAGCGAGGACGGCCCGGACGCCGGACCCGCATGGAAAGACTCCAGCGAAAATGCCGGCGAGTTCGTGTCGATGCGATTGGAGGGACCAATCTTCCCGTTCCCGATCCGGGCCAAACTGTTCCAGTCCAACGACGATCCTTCGGTCTGGACGCTGCGTTGGAAGCACCCCCGGAAAGTCGAGGACGAGGAATGA
- a CDS encoding DUF3363 domain-containing protein encodes MAEEADARFLDLRHEPAAPRRQFERTLRLRRLGKLEKMELATEHAPGVWELSKDMEPALRELGERGDIIRTMQKALGPQGGERDPMSFQIHDGAPETPIVGRVVDKHLSDELGENLTIVVDSIDGRTHHIAGIAPERLEDARIGSVIQIGPAEVAARPSDRTITTIAEDGIYRPSRHLEQAKFEGRVPGGDYEGYVDAHVRRLETLRRAGIVERIDADQWRIPDDLLSRAATYDAGRDRQASVRVLSPLDLGKQIGSDGATWLDRRLVHGETADLAPAGFGQQVREAMDQRREHHIEQGDATRARNGRIFYRSSLLATLREREVARVGAEMAESKGLPFRAATDGENVSGKFTGTVQLSSGKFAVVEKSHEFTLVPWRPVIDRQLGREVMGVVQGGSVSWQLGKTRGLGV; translated from the coding sequence ATGGCCGAGGAAGCCGATGCCCGTTTCCTTGATCTGCGCCATGAGCCGGCAGCGCCGAGACGACAGTTCGAGCGGACGCTGCGTCTGCGCCGTCTCGGCAAGCTGGAGAAGATGGAGCTGGCGACCGAGCACGCGCCCGGCGTTTGGGAATTGAGCAAGGACATGGAGCCGGCCCTGCGCGAGTTGGGCGAGCGCGGCGACATTATCCGCACCATGCAGAAGGCGCTCGGCCCGCAGGGTGGCGAACGTGATCCCATGAGCTTCCAAATCCATGACGGAGCGCCAGAGACACCCATCGTCGGCCGCGTCGTGGACAAGCACCTTTCCGACGAGCTGGGCGAGAACCTGACAATCGTGGTGGACAGCATCGACGGCCGCACCCACCATATCGCCGGCATTGCACCCGAGCGGTTGGAGGACGCCCGCATCGGCAGCGTGATCCAGATCGGCCCGGCAGAGGTGGCGGCCCGGCCGTCCGACCGCACCATCACGACCATCGCCGAAGACGGCATCTATCGACCGAGCCGCCATCTGGAGCAGGCGAAATTCGAGGGTCGCGTTCCGGGCGGCGACTATGAGGGTTATGTCGATGCCCATGTGCGCCGGCTGGAGACGTTGCGCCGCGCCGGAATCGTCGAGCGCATCGACGCCGACCAATGGCGCATCCCCGATGATCTGCTCAGCCGCGCCGCGACCTATGACGCCGGCCGCGACCGGCAGGCCAGCGTGCGCGTCCTTTCTCCGCTCGATCTAGGCAAGCAGATCGGATCGGATGGCGCGACCTGGCTGGACCGACGATTGGTTCATGGCGAGACAGCCGACCTCGCGCCGGCCGGCTTCGGCCAGCAGGTGCGCGAGGCCATGGACCAGCGGCGCGAACATCATATCGAACAGGGCGATGCCACCCGAGCGCGGAACGGCCGCATCTTCTACCGAAGCAGCCTTCTCGCCACCCTGCGCGAGCGCGAGGTTGCCCGCGTCGGCGCGGAGATGGCAGAGAGCAAGGGCCTGCCGTTCCGCGCCGCCACGGACGGCGAGAACGTCAGCGGCAAGTTCACCGGCACCGTGCAGCTATCGAGCGGCAAGTTCGCCGTGGTCGAGAAATCCCATGAGTTCACGCTTGTCCCGTGGCGGCCGGTCATCGACCGCCAGCTCGGCCGCGAGGTCATGGGCGTCGTGCAAGGCGGATCAGTGTCGTGGCAACTCGGCAAAACACGAGGTCTTGGTGTGTGA
- a CDS encoding conjugal transfer protein TraG — MRGGRILWGQIAVVFTIVLVMTWAATQWVAFRLGFQPQLGNPWFELVGLPVYYPPAFFWWWFSFDAYAPAIFVEGGIIAVSGGFLAIATAILMSIIRAREARNVATYGSARWAEDREIRAAGLLGPDGVLLGRYDREYLRHDGPEHVLCFAPTRSGKGVGLVVPTLLTWPASAIVHDIKGENWTLTAGFRAKHGRVLLFDPTNARSSAYNPLLEVRQGEWEVRDVQNIADILVDPEGSLDKRNHWEKTSHSLLVGAILHVLYAEKDKTLAGVANFLSDPRRPVEATLRAMMDTPHLGEAGVHPVIASSARELLNKSENERSGVLSTAMSFLGLYRDPVVARVTARCDWRIADLVGSRQPVTLYLVVPPSDINRTKPLIRLILNQIGRRLTEELTTSGKRHRLLLMLDEFPALGRLDFFESALAFMAGYGLKGFLIAQSLNQIERAYGPNNAILDNCHVRVSFATNDERTAKRVSDALGTATELRDSTNYAGHRLAPWLGHLMVSRQETARPLLTPGEIMQLPPTDEIVMVAGTPPIRATKARYFEDARFQERILTPPDLVAAPLAPSPSTDDWSGRAVTAESRWATVAADAAEGDPANAGIRREPDLPEHEEIVTPLPSPEQEFEFLDDEPDVDAAKARAMRQRMRMVARQVAMNPDDGIDL, encoded by the coding sequence TTGCGCGGAGGCCGAATCCTTTGGGGTCAGATCGCTGTCGTCTTCACCATAGTTCTGGTGATGACGTGGGCCGCGACCCAATGGGTAGCGTTCCGCCTTGGCTTCCAGCCCCAGCTTGGCAATCCGTGGTTCGAGCTGGTTGGCCTGCCGGTCTATTATCCGCCGGCCTTCTTCTGGTGGTGGTTCTCGTTCGACGCCTATGCGCCCGCGATCTTCGTCGAGGGCGGCATCATCGCCGTATCGGGCGGCTTCCTCGCAATCGCCACCGCCATCCTCATGTCGATCATCCGGGCGCGGGAAGCGCGCAACGTCGCCACCTACGGATCGGCACGATGGGCCGAGGATCGAGAAATCCGCGCGGCCGGATTGCTCGGCCCCGATGGCGTCCTGCTCGGCCGATACGACCGGGAGTATCTGCGCCATGACGGTCCCGAGCATGTCCTATGCTTCGCCCCAACGCGCAGCGGCAAGGGCGTCGGGCTGGTGGTGCCGACGCTGCTGACATGGCCGGCATCCGCCATTGTCCACGACATAAAGGGCGAGAACTGGACGCTGACAGCCGGCTTCCGCGCGAAACATGGCCGGGTGTTGCTGTTCGATCCGACCAATGCCAGATCGTCGGCCTACAACCCGCTGCTGGAGGTCAGGCAAGGGGAATGGGAAGTCAGGGACGTGCAGAATATCGCGGATATTCTGGTCGATCCCGAAGGCAGTCTCGACAAGCGCAACCATTGGGAAAAGACCAGCCATAGCTTGCTGGTCGGTGCGATCCTGCATGTTCTCTATGCGGAGAAGGACAAGACGCTGGCCGGCGTCGCCAACTTCCTGTCCGATCCCCGCCGCCCGGTCGAGGCGACCTTGCGCGCCATGATGGACACGCCGCATCTCGGCGAGGCGGGCGTTCATCCCGTCATCGCGTCGTCGGCCCGCGAACTGTTGAACAAATCCGAGAACGAGCGGTCGGGCGTGCTCTCCACCGCCATGTCGTTTCTCGGCCTCTACCGCGATCCCGTGGTGGCGCGGGTGACAGCGCGTTGCGACTGGCGCATTGCCGATCTGGTCGGCAGTCGCCAGCCTGTCACGCTCTATCTGGTCGTGCCGCCGTCCGACATAAACCGCACCAAGCCGCTCATCCGCCTCATCCTCAACCAAATCGGCAGGCGGTTGACGGAGGAATTGACCACCTCCGGCAAGCGCCATCGCCTGCTGTTGATGCTCGATGAGTTTCCGGCATTGGGCAGGTTGGATTTTTTCGAGTCCGCCTTGGCCTTCATGGCGGGCTACGGCCTCAAGGGCTTTCTGATCGCGCAGAGTCTCAACCAGATCGAGCGCGCCTATGGGCCGAACAACGCGATCCTCGACAACTGCCATGTGCGCGTCAGCTTCGCCACAAACGACGAGCGCACCGCCAAGCGGGTGAGCGACGCGCTCGGCACCGCAACCGAGCTGCGCGATTCCACCAACTACGCCGGCCATCGCCTAGCACCATGGCTTGGGCATTTGATGGTGTCGCGGCAGGAGACGGCCCGGCCGCTGCTCACGCCGGGCGAAATCATGCAGCTTCCGCCTACGGACGAAATCGTCATGGTCGCGGGCACGCCGCCGATCCGCGCGACCAAGGCCCGCTATTTCGAGGACGCGCGGTTTCAGGAACGCATCCTGACCCCGCCCGATCTGGTCGCCGCTCCGCTGGCGCCCAGCCCATCGACCGATGACTGGTCTGGCCGCGCGGTCACGGCGGAAAGCCGTTGGGCAACGGTCGCCGCAGACGCGGCCGAGGGCGATCCGGCCAATGCCGGCATCCGCCGCGAGCCGGATTTGCCGGAGCATGAGGAAATCGTCACGCCGCTGCCATCGCCCGAACAGGAGTTCGAGTTTCTGGACGACGAGCCGGACGTTGACGCGGCCAAGGCCCGCGCCATGCGCCAGCGCATGAGGATGGTGGCGCGGCAGGTGGCGATGAACCCCGATGATGGAATCGACCTTTGA
- a CDS encoding IS5 family transposase, producing MSPIRKPYPSDVSDEEWSLVAPYLTLMDEGAPQRQHSLRELFNGLRYVLRYGIAWRAMPNDLPPWFAVYQQSQRWLSAGVFEALAQDLRAQLRVASGRAAEPTAAIIDSRTLRSTPESGPRAGYDGAKRKRGSKLHMAVDTLGHLLALHVTPANVDDRAEVGKLIAAVQDVTGESVELVYVDQGYTGEKASEAAKAQGAELCVVKLAEAKKGFVLLPKRWVVERSFAWATRCRRLVKDYERYAQTLAGLHVVAFACLMLKRAADFMIQGA from the coding sequence ATGTCTCCGATTCGCAAACCTTATCCGTCTGACGTCAGCGACGAAGAATGGTCGCTGGTTGCGCCTTATCTGACGCTCATGGACGAAGGCGCGCCGCAGCGTCAACATTCGCTGCGCGAGCTGTTCAACGGCCTGCGTTACGTGCTGCGCTACGGCATCGCCTGGCGCGCCATGCCCAACGATCTGCCGCCATGGTTCGCCGTGTATCAGCAATCGCAGCGCTGGCTGTCGGCGGGCGTGTTCGAGGCGCTTGCGCAGGATCTGCGCGCCCAGTTGCGCGTCGCTTCCGGGCGGGCGGCGGAGCCGACGGCGGCGATCATCGACAGCCGCACCTTGCGCTCGACCCCTGAGAGCGGCCCACGAGCGGGCTATGACGGCGCGAAGCGAAAGCGCGGCTCGAAGCTGCACATGGCAGTCGACACATTGGGCCATTTGCTGGCGTTGCATGTCACGCCGGCGAATGTCGATGACCGCGCCGAGGTCGGCAAGCTCATCGCAGCCGTGCAGGATGTGACAGGCGAAAGCGTCGAACTCGTTTATGTCGATCAGGGCTACACCGGCGAAAAGGCGTCCGAGGCCGCAAAGGCGCAGGGCGCCGAGCTTTGCGTCGTCAAACTCGCCGAGGCCAAAAAAGGCTTCGTGTTGCTGCCCAAGCGCTGGGTGGTCGAGCGTTCATTCGCCTGGGCGACGCGATGCAGGCGGCTCGTCAAAGACTACGAGCGCTATGCTCAGACCCTCGCAGGACTCCACGTCGTCGCCTTCGCATGTCTCATGCTCAAGCGCGCAGCAGATTTCATGATCCAAGGTGCATAA
- a CDS encoding LysR family transcriptional regulator, translating into MVSLIQTLAVAEFLNFRHAAKALGVSPSSMSARVKMLEEDLGVLLFERHARGVRLTEAGLHFVERVAAGVDQLDHAVKAAGLAASGECGRLRIGVHALIPHSFLAELIGRYREDYPGIEVEMTEGTARDAIMQLRADRLDIAFVAGSPEPPDCHSRQIWTEPIIAALPDRHRLASRPAVTWPDLAGETFLVRVGGTGPQVHDHVVLRLAGRWPASSIQRFDVERGTLLSMVGQGFGITIAGAATSLLPTSGVVFLPIADEPEAIPFSAVWSPFNRGAALRNLLSLANEMGRSIRAEKIPDSSRLE; encoded by the coding sequence ATGGTGTCACTAATTCAGACTCTCGCTGTTGCTGAATTTTTGAACTTTCGCCATGCTGCGAAGGCGCTTGGCGTTAGCCCGTCGAGTATGAGCGCACGGGTAAAGATGCTTGAGGAAGACCTTGGTGTTCTCCTATTTGAGCGCCATGCGCGAGGCGTCCGTCTGACAGAGGCCGGACTCCATTTCGTCGAACGTGTGGCGGCCGGCGTGGACCAACTCGACCATGCGGTGAAGGCAGCCGGCCTAGCAGCGTCAGGGGAATGCGGTCGCCTCCGCATTGGCGTCCACGCTCTGATTCCTCACAGCTTCCTCGCGGAACTAATCGGGCGATACCGGGAGGACTATCCCGGTATCGAGGTCGAGATGACAGAGGGAACGGCGCGCGATGCAATTATGCAGCTTCGTGCCGACCGTCTCGATATCGCATTTGTGGCCGGCTCGCCGGAGCCTCCCGACTGCCATTCTCGGCAGATATGGACTGAACCAATCATCGCAGCGTTGCCAGATCGGCATAGGCTAGCCTCACGGCCTGCTGTCACTTGGCCTGATCTAGCAGGCGAGACGTTCCTTGTTCGCGTCGGTGGCACAGGCCCGCAGGTGCACGATCATGTTGTCCTACGTCTTGCCGGACGCTGGCCCGCATCGTCGATTCAACGCTTCGATGTTGAACGCGGCACGTTGCTATCAATGGTCGGACAAGGCTTTGGCATAACCATCGCTGGAGCGGCTACATCGTTGTTGCCAACTTCGGGCGTGGTCTTCCTCCCAATTGCGGACGAGCCAGAGGCAATTCCTTTCTCGGCTGTATGGTCGCCGTTCAATCGGGGTGCGGCGCTGCGAAACCTGCTCAGTCTCGCAAACGAGATGGGGCGGTCGATCCGAGCGGAGAAGATTCCTGATTCGTCTCGACTAGAGTAG
- a CDS encoding AlpA family transcriptional regulator — MPNPLAGLPPRLLRTKEAARFLGISIRTLEKHRTYGTGPTYRKVGGRVLYTVRDLEDWSAAGERKSTRDKTAGTVFPARPLTPEERDEC; from the coding sequence ATGCCAAACCCGCTTGCGGGCCTGCCGCCGCGCCTGTTGCGCACCAAGGAAGCCGCGCGATTCCTCGGCATATCCATCCGCACCCTTGAGAAACATCGCACCTACGGCACCGGCCCGACCTATCGCAAGGTCGGCGGTCGCGTCCTCTACACCGTCCGCGATCTGGAGGACTGGAGCGCGGCGGGTGAACGCAAATCCACCCGCGACAAGACCGCCGGCACGGTGTTTCCCGCGCGTCCACTCACGCCCGAAGAACGGGACGAGTGCTAG
- a CDS encoding cyclopropane-fatty-acyl-phospholipid synthase family protein, with product MDIPRIFNITESAHRIHNPFTADKFATLGAALRLEPATHVLDLGSGSGEMLCTWARDYRISGTGIDMSQLFTEQAKLRAAELGVADQVEFIHDDATGYVADEKAGVAACVGATWIGGGVAGTIELLAKSLHPGGIILIGEPYWLRLPPTEEIAKGCGASAITDFLTLPELVASFDGLDYDVVEMVLANQDGWDRYEAAKWLTMRRWLEANPEDDFAKDVRARLTSEPKRYTAYTREYLGWGVFALMAR from the coding sequence TTGGATATTCCTCGGATTTTTAACATCACCGAAAGTGCGCACCGTATCCATAATCCGTTTACAGCCGACAAGTTCGCCACTCTTGGCGCAGCGTTGCGTTTGGAACCAGCAACCCATGTTCTGGACCTCGGTAGCGGTTCGGGCGAGATGCTGTGCACTTGGGCACGCGACTATAGGATTAGCGGCACAGGTATCGACATGAGCCAGTTGTTCACCGAGCAAGCGAAACTGCGTGCCGCAGAACTCGGGGTCGCCGATCAGGTGGAGTTCATTCACGATGACGCTACCGGCTATGTTGCTGACGAAAAGGCCGGAGTGGCGGCCTGCGTCGGTGCTACGTGGATCGGTGGGGGAGTCGCCGGCACCATTGAACTTCTGGCCAAGAGCCTCCACCCCGGAGGGATTATCCTCATTGGCGAGCCGTATTGGCTGCGGTTGCCGCCGACGGAGGAAATTGCAAAGGGATGCGGTGCCAGTGCGATCACCGATTTTCTGACGCTTCCCGAGCTTGTCGCGTCTTTTGATGGCTTGGACTATGACGTTGTGGAAATGGTTCTGGCAAATCAGGATGGCTGGGACAGGTATGAGGCGGCCAAGTGGCTAACCATGCGTCGATGGCTGGAAGCAAATCCCGAGGACGACTTCGCGAAAGACGTTCGAGCCCGGCTGACATCCGAACCCAAACGCTATACTGCCTACACGCGCGAATACCTCGGCTGGGGCGTGTTCGCGCTGATGGCTCGGTGA
- a CDS encoding S26 family signal peptidase, with the protein MTRRRILTVAALSVIGIVATSAVDWPAKLIWNATASAPVGFYTVEPADALDVPELVVLMPPEPLASFMVERGYIARGVPLLKRVLGLPGQRVCRLRSTITVNGIEMGEALERDSLGRDLPVWQGCRVVGDNQLFLMNWEVSDSLDGRYFGPIPAASVIGRAVPLWTDEEGVGRYEWRAPTH; encoded by the coding sequence ATGACGCGCCGCCGCATCCTCACGGTGGCGGCGCTGTCAGTCATCGGCATCGTCGCCACCAGCGCCGTCGATTGGCCCGCAAAACTCATCTGGAACGCCACGGCCAGCGCGCCGGTCGGCTTCTACACGGTCGAGCCGGCCGACGCGCTCGACGTGCCCGAGCTGGTCGTCCTCATGCCGCCCGAACCGCTCGCCAGCTTCATGGTCGAGCGCGGCTATATCGCGCGAGGCGTCCCGCTCTTGAAGCGCGTGCTCGGCTTGCCGGGACAGCGGGTTTGCCGCTTGCGATCCACGATCACGGTGAATGGGATCGAGATGGGCGAGGCGCTGGAGCGCGACAGCCTCGGCCGCGATCTGCCCGTCTGGCAGGGCTGCCGCGTCGTCGGCGACAATCAGCTTTTCCTCATGAATTGGGAGGTCAGCGACAGCCTCGACGGCCGTTATTTCGGACCCATCCCCGCAGCTTCCGTCATCGGCCGAGCGGTCCCGCTCTGGACCGATGAGGAAGGCGTCGGCCGCTACGAGTGGCGCGCGCCGACACACTGA